Below is a window of Littorina saxatilis isolate snail1 linkage group LG2, US_GU_Lsax_2.0, whole genome shotgun sequence DNA.
ATTGACTCTTTTCGTCATTCGGGCCAGTGAATTTTGGAGGAGTTTAAACTGCAATACAAGCGAACCGAACAAAAGACAGAAGACATTGCTTGTGTTGGATTTAAGCAACGACCAGAATGTTACTACATAATGTATCTCATGCTCAGAcgactttcttttttcttttattttttgatAGGAATGTCCTTTTGCATTTTTGTGTTTAAAATCAAGAACATTTTATTCCGATTTCCATATttgataatgtatatatatagcttttatttattattttaatCTTATGTGATGCCCTTTTGCATTTTTGTGTTTAAGATCAAGAACATTTTATTCCGATTTCCATATttgataatgtatatatatagctTTTATTTATTATCTTAATCTTATGTGATGCCCTTTTGCATTTTTGTGTTTAAGATCAAGAACATTTTATTCCGATTTCCATATttgataatgtatatatatagctTTTATTTATTATCTTAATCTTATGTGATGTCCTTTTGCATTTTTGTGTTTAAGATCAAGAACATTTTATTCCGATTTCCATATTTGATAATGTATATAtagcttttatttattattttaatCTTATGTGATTTAAATCATGAGTTTATCATTCAAAAGTGTCAGATGTGTTTAAACCCCTTGAATGCTTCACTACCTATCAGTATGTTTTTTGCCATCATGAATTTTAATATTTGACTCCAATGTGTGTGTTATGCAGTGTCCGCTCGATATGATTCCTTTTTCTTTGAAAAATCTGCACATTGGATCCGTTTTACTGGCGATGGCCTGCAGTGGTCGCTATAAGCAcgcgtgtttttacatttagtcaagttttgactaaatgttttaacatagagggggaatcgagacgagggtcatggtgtatgtgtgtgtgtgtgtgtgtgtgtgtgtgtgtgtgtgtgtgtgtgtgtgtgtgtgtgtgtgtgtgtgtgtgtgtgtgtgtgtgtgtgtcgagcgattcagagtaaactactggaccgatctttatgaaattttacatgagagttcctgggtatgatatccccggacgttcttttctttttttttcgataaatgtctttgatgacgtcatatccggtttttggaaaagttgaggcggcactgtcacaccctcatttttcaatcaaattgattgcaattttggccaagcaatcttcgacgaaggccggacttcggtattgcatttcagcttggtggcttaaaaattaattaatgactttggtcattaaaaatctgaaaattgtaaaaaaaaaaataaacaaattttaaaacgatccaaatttacgttcatcttattcttcattattttctgattccaaaaacatataaataagttatatttggaataaaaacaaactctgaaaattaaaaaaattaagaattatgatcaaaattaaattttcgaaatcaatttaaaaacactttcatcttcttccttgtcggttcctgattccaaaaacatatagatatgatatgtttggattaaaaacacgctcagaaagttaaaacgaagagaggtacagtaaagcgtgctatgaagcacagcgctaccgcgccaaacaggctcgtcactttcactgccttttgcactagcggcggactacgtttaatttcattctgtgagttccacagcttgactaaatgtagtaatttcgccttatgcgacttgtttcaaAGTCCTTTGACCTCAAACGAAACTCACGTGACCCCAGGCAAACCATGTCGGATCAAGCGATCATTGCCGCCACAAATCAGAAACTCCAAATTTTGTAAAAGAACTGGACCCAGCGTAACAAACACATCGGAGTCCGTTATTCGCTGCGATCGTGGTTTTAACTGATCGAccacgtgttgttgttggtcagtgtgtgtgtgtgttttgtgtatgtgtgatttTTAGTTTTAAATGGACGGGTACATAGACAAGCACACCTACACAACTTTCTTTTACTCGTTTACCTGTGACACTCGATAAGTTCTAATTTAATTAATAAATCAAATAGATCTAATTTAAATTATAAAACATATAAAAGAAGAAACCAGTAAAATTTTCTTTTCTAATACACTAATCACGTTGGCACCATGCTCACTCTGGCACCGTTCTCTCACTCTCAGAGCACCATTCTCTGGATTTCTTAATCTCGCACCGGTCTAGCAGCACCACTGTCACTTTGAAACTGGTGCTCTCACACTGGCACTGCCATTCTCAGTCTGGCGCGGGTCTGGATCCTCCAATTTCACTCCACGTATAgagacgaacacacacgcatgtacatcACGCTGGTATCAGTATTTCAGCAgtcgggacacacacacacagaaacagaaacacacagagaaacattgACGGGATTGGGATTCGAACCCAGTGTCTGAATACTGTCGCGGCCACTCTGCTCGCTTGAAAGTCGCAGGAGAATTATAAGTAGCCTAAATATAGCGTTTTAATTGAGCGATTGTTCACTAAAGAAAGTATAAACAAATATGGATCAAACCGTGGACCACAGAGCGATTATAACATGTATTTCAATGCCCATCTGCCTATGTTCGTGGTTGCAAAAAAATTAGATAAATACACACAAATGCGTGAGTgcgtacatgcacacacacacacacacacatacaccggcacacacacacacacacacacacacacacacacacacacacacttaggtTGTGCAGGTTGATAGTTTCCGCCTAAACATTCTAATCGACAATTAGCCAATGTATTTTATGCCTTGCAATCTtcaaaaaatccaaaaacagaacGTTGTAAAATTGTGAATAAAAACAATTAAGAATGGTACATGGTAGGTTATTGAAAAAACGAAATGTGATAGTCGTTGCACTTCGACCTTGttgtcttttaagtggacagacagacaaacacatatgatacagataatgaaaGTATCTCAAAAATGTCCAAGAAACTCCTCTATACTCACAGCCGATGGAAAAGGTATGACTTTCTtaactttcaatcaatcaatcaatcaatgaggcttatatcgcgcatattccgtgggtacagttctaggcgctctgcagtgatgccgtgtgagatgaaattttatacggccagtagattgcagccatgtcggcgcatatttacctttcacggccttattccaagtcacacgggtatggtagacaattattaactgtgcctttCATCCCAAGTAACACTGCCTCTTCGATCCAGTGAGTGTAACATCCTGCGCTGAGACGTCCCGAGATTTGTGTGGCGTCATCTGGTGCGGTGGCCTCCCCTTTACTTTTCCAACACCGCCGTGACACGTTTACGGTTCGATACCACACATACACGCTCACacgtttccctctctctctccttcagtTTTACCTGTGCTTTATGATCACGAAAGGATGGAGGGATTCTGGACTTTTTTACTATATGTGGTGGTTCCAGTCGTGTGTTGTCTGCAGAATGTGTGTGCTTCTGATGACAGACACATGTTCACGAGTTATCCCAATTTGTTAAAGCTGTATTACATGGAAGAGGAGAGTTTGAGTAATGTGGACGTGTTTCTGAGAGAGGAGCTCTTCGAACATGGGGACAAGGAGAGTGCGGATGCTGCTCACAACTTGACTGCCCTCCGAAAGTAAGATTTAAATTATATTGATTGGTTCCTGGTGTATTCCGCACGAAAGACCATGCTTGTGTttatgtctctctgtgtttgcTTCACATTTTCATTGCTTAGAAAAACAACTTCAACACTACCAGTTAACTCCCGCTCAAACCAAAGCTTATGTAGGCTATTGCGTGAATTAATTTGACGTATATCTTTTGTTTCCAAAATATTTGACGAACCCCAGAAATTCTGTTGACTTTTTCCCCATTTATCACCTGTCTTTGATTTGTTTTGCATACCAACACATTAATTTTGCACACATGTGAACAAGCTCGCGCGCAAAATATTTTATCATTTTTATGGGTAATTAAACTTTTAGATATGTTTGCAGCTCTCTGAAGGGAAAAATTCATGTACGCATATTTTAACGACCATCCGTCCCTCATTATCTAAAataaaagcaaaagcaaatattctcctcctctttctcctccttctcctacTTTTCCTTCACCTCATCCGACACCaccatcattattattatcatcttCATATCAGCAtcatcacacaaacattctcaaGTCCAACATATTTCCAACAGGTTACTCATTTGGTTTCATTCGAGTTTGAGTCTTTGCATTCTACCCTGTATCTGCGATGCAAAATGTAAACACGTGTTTGACACAGCAACTGAAACTCACCACACCGTAGAATTGACTTGCCAAGTTTTAAGCCCGCATCTGTCACACAGTATGGATTGGAACAATCTTTACACGACACCGGGGTGCTACTAAGCGGATGCAGAGGTTGAAAATTGGCTGTCTGCATGGATccagggaggggagggggtggtggtctGGGCACcggaagaccccccccccctccctctttcccGGCGAatgtatctttttttttctcaaggagGGACCAAAAATACCCATTTCAAATCCTGAAATTCACCTTTGACCAACCGCCTGGCCAGCCCTATACCCTtgcctcattttggaagccccttCCTCTCAAAGACTAAGTCCAGCCCTCTTGTGTATGTccacctgtctatctgtctattcGTCTGACGGTCCGTAATGAGTGCAGACTTAGGTaaggataaaataaatcccGCGTGTGTGTTCGTAAGCGCGCTTCACGATCGATTTCGTGTTCTTTTCTTACCCCTCTcatcgtctctctgtctctgtctctgtctctgtctctgtctctgtcaggaCAAGTCGTAATTGTAAAGTTCTATCATCATTAtcatatctctctccctccctccctccctccctccctctctctctctctctctctctctctctctctctctctctctctctcatttaccCGCCTTATCATCAGTATGCATTCATATCTTACATTACTGCGTATCGTAACTGCTTAAATAGCCTGGTGGCAGAGGCCAAGCAGACGCACAGAGAGGTGGGGTCCAACACCAAGGAGTACCTGTCGCACCCTGTCAACGTCTTCCACCTGGCGCGCAGACTCCGCACCGGCTGGAAGAATGCTATTGGCCACATCAGGAACAGCAAGCCCTGCAAAGAATGTGAGTGGGTGGGTTGTAACTTAAGTTTATGCACGAACACACATAGCACGTGCGAAAGCGCGCAGGCACGCACTCAGAATCATGCATATTCTCTGTCTCTGGCGTAGCCCCCCTAAAGCTGAAGCATTTTAGCTATTCTATAAACAAtgtgtggcttatccttgattttaaacatgatcaactggtgtcagcagccactcattatttcttttaaagttagtattaagtAATGGCAATTTTTCTTCACTAATATCtactcccgacatcatatagtatggttagaattCCTTGTCACAATGGAGTGGCAGTTAAAACTACAAAAATGATACTGAGAAGGATTCTATTGAAAGTACATGAGTAAtaagttttttggtttttttttcacagACAGAATCCCCCCTAATCcgtccctgcacacacacacacacacacacacacacacacacacacacacacacacacacacacagtgtctgTCAGAATGAGTCGCCGTTGTGTGCGTAAAGCCCACTACCAACAACAGCCGAACTAGGTCGCCAAACGTTACACCGTGGCTGGTTCGGTGTTCTAACTAGCGGCGAACTGTATCGGCGATACCGGTCATATGTCAAGAAATATCACGTGAGAAGACTCGTGATCGGTTGACAGCGTTAAAGTCGTCAGTATCGTCACTCTTCAAGGATGGAGATACACAAATATTCAACCAATGAAAAGTCAGTTCGCCGATGACGCGCCGAACGTTTGCAGGATTGTATCGGCGAACCGCGAACCGTACCGCTGCAACCCAAAAATAGGGGGAATCaatcccctgatttgatgacgttttcggcgtggttcggctgtagttagtagcgggctttaGGAAGACAAATCGGGAGACTTTCCTCTGTTGACACTTGAGAAGTTGTCGGCCTTTGTCAAAATAGCGTGTGAGCAACTGCTTGTGCCGAGTTCTTGGCTTCCTTAATATGGTGTTTGCGTATTCCTGTGAAATTTGAGATAGTATTTTCAtcatataaaaataaaaataaatcagaCGTGTAAAAGAAGCACTGTAAGAGTCAGAATACGGACTTCATGGCTGTGGTTCTGTATTCTAGCCCTTACCACTAATGACTGTGCATGTGTTCTTGTGATTATGATGAGAAAAAAATAATGCTGACCACCTCAGGGCACATGCCGCAACTGATATCCCGGCTGGCCAACATCGAGGACAACCTTCCCTCGGAGGGCGAGCTGACCTCAGTCACCTACAACCTCCTCACCATCCAGCACACACAGGGGATTCGAACCCAAGACCTTCTGCGGGGCAAGGTTGGCAACCGCTCAGCCCTGGAACCCATCTCCCCTCAGGAGCAGTTCCAGGTGGCCAAAGTGGCGGTGGACGAAGATGACTATTTCTACGCGGCGCAGTGGTTGAAGCACCTGTCGAGATCTGCCAAGCTGAAGGACATGCGCAAAGAGGAGGACGGTTTCAACGCTACCAACGTCCTGGGCATGCTGGCTTCGGCTTACTTCAGGGTGAGAGTGTAACGGGCTGCCTTAACTGAGCCTGAAATTGACTGCGTGAagtctttgttttaatcacatatccaatgccaaagctttgtgcagccagcttcgtgaagcACACTTATCCCAAATAATATCAGGCTTAACACTGCTCTGGTATGATCTgtatctatttatttttgtttctcGTTAAATTCTTTGTTTGTCTGCTTTTCTACCTGCCGATCTGCTTGGGTGTTTGCCTGCACGTTCGTCTGTCTGATTCATTACAGACTTACTGCCCGTCTCTGCATATTTGCCTTTCTGCCAAACGAGCTGCAATCTATCTTCTCGGCTGTCTGCAACTCGGCCCGCGTAcctcactgtctgtgtgtcttctgTTTTCATTTCTCTAGCTTATTTtctgtgatttttttcttctgtttttctgtttttattgtTCTATTTATTCAATCACTTAGGTTGATATTCTCTCCACGTGGACATTTTGCAGTATGATTGTGATTCTTTCATTCGCTCACTAACTTCATCTGTATATCGTGTTCTGATATCAACTTTTGTCATCGTGTTGATTTTGTAAGGAtttctgttttcttcttttttttcactcaGATAAACATGCTGCCGGAAGCGCTAAAAGTCACCAATCAACTGCTGAAGAAAGGTCAGTCTCTGAATGTTATTTCAGAGAGTGCATGTGCCTGTCTTAGTCTGGTTATAACTTACGTTTAATCGTTCTTTGTGTCAGCAAGTAATCAAGTATCCATTATTTTCCTGCAGATGTGTTTAAAGTGAGTGGTCTCGGTGAAAAGATAACGTTAAAGTTCTCAACCAAGAATCCCCGTTGCCAACTTTCTAttttcattatcatcatcttcttcttcttcttcgtcttcttcttcttcttcttcttcttcttcttcttcttcttctccttccaTTTTCATTATTCGACCAGTTCTAAAAAGTTCAAGAAACATGCATGTGTGATTCTTTCAGTTTTCATATTTGCCTATGGATATAATTTTCTCCGGAAGTGTCATGTTTCgctcttcttctccttctatacgtatgtgtctggttggctggctggctggcgggctggctggctggctggctggctgactggctgtttgtttgttttttggttgattggttggttggtattTCTCTTTGACCCTGGCCACATTCACAGACCCCGAGAACATGGTGGCTCGCACCAACAAGGTGTTCTTTGAGGAACGCATCGCGCGAGGAAAGGAGAGCACAAAGACGGGAAGTCCCAAGAGGTTCGGCAACGAGGACACGTACAGGCGAAACTTCGAGAGACTGTGTCGTGGCACTGAAATCAAGGTACAGGGACACTTTGCGTGAGTCAGTGTTGAGTGTGCTTCGCTATTGCtcgcttgcttgtttgcttgattgattagtttgtgttataaaaaagcacactccttctcgtctcgccatctcagatctagTCATGTTTTGCATGGGGAGAAACCACACCACAACGTACTCTCATCCCAAAAATCATCACCCTGACTGCATGCCGTGAAGAGTAGAAATGTGATGATGAATTAATTCACAGTTACTGGTTGCATTTAcgaattaattcattaaaaaaaatcccaagaTGCATAGGTCGCCaacaggctgttcatttttggtatgtgactaagtTGAAGGATGGTCCTATCTCGTGCACAAGCCTGGCTAGATCCGAGACGTTAAGCTAAGATGATCGACTCACGGATATTTTTGAATACGCCCAAAATTGAAAGAAAATGAGGTGTTTAAATTTAAAGGAGGGAGTAattttacagaagttatgagcAGAGAGTCTTGGAAAACAGGTTCTTAAAAGGGATGAAGTCTTGaatagagtggggggggggggggtgtcctgaaaaggggggttctactgtacacgAACTCTAGTGATCTGTGAAGTTGATTTTCTGTAATTGTATTGTTCACGTATTCCATGTTAGCTTTGAATGTCTTCCACATTTCATCGCACCCTGGACTTTCACCTCGTATCAGATAGTCCTACTTACTCACACAAGTTCTTTCACGTTTTCTCCCTCAGCCGAAGAGACTGAAGTGCGTACTGCTACCGACGTGGCCAAGATCCAAACTGTCCTTCCACAAACTGGAGATCCTCAACCGGCGGCCTCCCATCGTGGCCTTCCATGGCGTCGTCTCCAGGCGTGACGCCACGAGACTGGTGGATGTCGCTGAGGAGGAGGTGAGTGCCTTGAGCATGTTGAGTCTTCTGAGTCATCTGCAGCGTGTATCTCATTCTTAGtggggtttttgtttgtttttgtttttatgtttgattttgtttgctCGATTGTTTGATTTTGCTGTTGGGTTGTGGTTGTGTTTCGTTTTTGGGttgttttagggggggggggaatattTTATCCTGACTACCGCTTTCaattatgtgcgtgcgtgcgtgcgtgcgtgcatgcgtgcgtgcgtgcgtgtgttcagTACAAGTTTTGATTATAATATCCACAAACTTCTGTGACTTGCATAAACATATTGTCTATCTTCACAGTACGAAAAGATTGCGATGGATTCTGAGGAAGGATTCAGGACACCAGAATTCACGTAAGACATTTTCCAAACACTGTGAATAAACAACGTGGATGGTAGATATGTGATGCACCAAGCAGGTGTGTGCTATTTTAATGTAACATGAGTTTTAACTGGTGAATGAGCATGTTCCATTCAACGGTGAACATAGGAAATGGATgttacattgtgtgtgtgtgtgtgtgtgtgtgtgtgtgtgtgtgtgtgtgtgtgtgtgtgtgtgtgtgtgtgtgtgtgtctgtgtgtgtgtgtgtgtgtgtgtgcgtgcgtgtgtgcgtgtgtgtatgtgtgtgtgtcactgtgtgtgtgtctgtgtgtgtctgtgcgtgtgtgtgtgtgtggagcgattcaaagtaaactactggaccgatctttatgaaatttgacatgagagttcctgggtatgatatccccagatgtatttttcattttttgcataaatgtctttgatgacgtcatatccggctttttgtacaagttgaggcggcactgtcatttttcaataacattgattgaaattttggccaagcaatcttcgacgaaggccagactttggtattgcatttcagcttggaggcttaaaaattaattaatgactttggttattaaaaatctcaaaattgtaattaaatatttttttattaaatgatccaaaattacgttcatcttattcctcattattttctgattccaaaaacatataaatatgttatattcggattaaaaacaagctctgaaaattaaaaatataaaaattatgattaaaataaagaTTTTGAAAACgagttaaaaacaatttcatcttattccttgtcggttcctgattccacaaacatatagatatgatatgtttggatgaaaaacacgctcagaaagtta
It encodes the following:
- the LOC138959103 gene encoding prolyl 4-hydroxylase subunit alpha-1-like is translated as MEGFWTFLLYVVVPVVCCLQNVCASDDRHMFTSYPNLLKLYYMEEESLSNVDVFLREELFEHGDKESADAAHNLTALRNLVAEAKQTHREVGSNTKEYLSHPVNVFHLARRLRTGWKNAIGHIRNSKPCKEWHMPQLISRLANIEDNLPSEGELTSVTYNLLTIQHTQGIRTQDLLRGKVGNRSALEPISPQEQFQVAKVAVDEDDYFYAAQWLKHLSRSAKLKDMRKEEDGFNATNVLGMLASAYFRINMLPEALKVTNQLLKKDPENMVARTNKVFFEERIARGKESTKTGSPKRFGNEDTYRRNFERLCRGTEIKPKRLKCVLLPTWPRSKLSFHKLEILNRRPPIVAFHGVVSRRDATRLVDVAEEEYEKIAMDSEEGFRTPEFTLVMSKLGKTRAAQYKQQQLLSKIRTKLSTLPYTVRPPYTSGESEARNFGHQGFYIKPNPHFQIQNLGAHTGTAMVFLNDVEMGGEIVFPTANTRIAPQMGTVVFYFPSFKKFHTICPVAYGTEWVLIHSFYERRAPYFCRLHEDPDLQQK